From Salinibacterium sp. ZJ450, one genomic window encodes:
- a CDS encoding LysR family transcriptional regulator has protein sequence MNLEQMQSFVEVARLGNFTRAAEQLHLAQPSLSRQIASLEQDLGAELFHRSRGGSTLTIAGESLLPLARRMLADAESVRRELAELAGLQRGRVRLGATPTLCISLVAEVLSAFHAAHPAIELHLSEQGSRRLLDELAGGELDLALITTSDATSAGQFTVTPLLVEELVVISSAGAPPVTTRDTIGFEDVAGLPQIVFSSTYDLRSTTDAAFQAADLKPDVVLEGAEMDAVLRFVERGLGVAIVPAMVLIDRPGLRSVRLARPSLTRTISLARPRDVASTIAVEVMQRTIATTATALAARAGATMRRADVGA, from the coding sequence ATGAACCTTGAGCAAATGCAGAGCTTCGTTGAGGTGGCTCGACTCGGGAACTTCACGCGGGCCGCCGAGCAGCTACATCTCGCGCAGCCCTCTCTGAGCCGCCAGATAGCCTCGCTCGAGCAAGACCTTGGCGCCGAGCTGTTCCATCGCTCGCGAGGTGGCAGCACACTCACGATCGCGGGCGAATCACTGCTGCCCTTAGCGCGACGGATGCTCGCCGACGCGGAGTCCGTCCGTCGCGAGCTGGCCGAGCTCGCCGGCTTACAGCGCGGCAGGGTGCGACTCGGCGCAACCCCCACGCTGTGCATCAGCCTCGTTGCAGAGGTTCTCAGCGCGTTCCACGCGGCGCATCCCGCCATCGAGCTGCATCTCTCGGAGCAGGGATCGCGGCGGCTGCTCGACGAATTGGCCGGTGGCGAGCTCGACCTCGCCTTGATCACCACGTCCGATGCGACTTCCGCCGGACAATTCACGGTGACTCCGTTGCTCGTCGAGGAGCTCGTGGTCATTTCGTCCGCTGGCGCGCCCCCGGTCACGACACGCGACACCATCGGATTCGAGGATGTCGCGGGCCTGCCGCAGATCGTGTTCAGCTCGACCTACGACCTCCGCAGCACGACCGATGCCGCGTTTCAGGCGGCGGATCTCAAGCCCGATGTAGTGCTCGAGGGAGCGGAGATGGATGCTGTGCTGCGGTTCGTGGAACGCGGGCTCGGTGTCGCGATCGTCCCTGCGATGGTGCTCATCGACCGCCCGGGATTGCGATCGGTGCGACTCGCGCGGCCGTCGCTCACCCGGACGATCAGCCTCGCCCGCCCGAGGGACGTCGCGTCGACCATCGCGGTCGAGGTTATGCAGCGCACGATCGCCACCACCGCTACAGCGCTCGCGGCCAGGGCGGGGGCGACTATGCGCCGCGCCGATGTGGGTGCGTGA
- a CDS encoding NAD(P)/FAD-dependent oxidoreductase, whose product MSHEQSEQYDVLIVGGGAAGLSAALVLSRALRRVVVIDAGSPRNAPAAHMHGYLSREGQPPAELLDIGRSEVRGYGGTIVSGTVTTLDGDLESGFGVVLADGRQLSGRRVLVTTGLRDVLPSVPGISERWGRDVLHCPYCHGWEVRDQPVGVLGGTPEAVQHAQLVRQWCPDVVIFTHGDALTSEQRMQLTARHIRIVDGPVRRLIITDDEISGVQLETGQVVRRNAIFVRPRFAANSDLLSSIGCACTEDGWVRTNDVSGTSVPGVWAAGNAVNPRAQVITAAGEGSTAAIAINNDLVIDDIRRAARDLV is encoded by the coding sequence ATGAGCCATGAACAATCGGAACAATACGATGTGCTGATCGTGGGCGGCGGCGCCGCTGGGCTATCTGCAGCGCTCGTACTCTCGCGGGCGCTTCGCCGCGTTGTGGTGATCGACGCCGGGAGTCCGCGGAACGCGCCGGCCGCACACATGCACGGGTACTTGTCTCGGGAGGGTCAGCCGCCCGCGGAACTATTGGACATCGGACGGTCCGAGGTGCGCGGCTATGGCGGAACAATCGTCTCCGGCACTGTCACCACCTTGGACGGCGACCTCGAGAGCGGCTTCGGAGTCGTGCTGGCTGACGGACGCCAGCTGAGCGGACGCCGGGTACTGGTTACCACCGGGCTGAGGGATGTGCTGCCGTCAGTCCCGGGAATCTCGGAACGGTGGGGGCGCGATGTGCTGCACTGCCCTTACTGCCATGGCTGGGAGGTGCGCGATCAGCCGGTCGGTGTCCTCGGCGGCACACCGGAGGCGGTTCAGCACGCCCAACTGGTCCGCCAATGGTGCCCCGACGTGGTGATCTTCACCCACGGTGACGCCCTGACCTCCGAGCAGCGGATGCAACTCACCGCCCGCCACATTCGAATCGTCGACGGCCCCGTACGTCGCCTCATTATTACCGACGATGAGATCAGCGGAGTGCAACTCGAAACCGGCCAGGTCGTCCGGCGCAATGCCATCTTCGTCCGCCCGCGATTTGCCGCCAACAGCGACCTACTCAGCTCGATCGGATGCGCCTGCACCGAGGACGGCTGGGTGCGCACCAACGACGTGAGCGGCACCAGCGTGCCAGGTGTTTGGGCCGCCGGCAACGCGGTGAACCCCCGCGCTCAAGTCATCACGGCGGCCGGAGAGGGGTCCACCGCCGCGATCGCGATCAACAACGACCTGGTCATCGACGACATCCGACGCGCCGCTCGCGATCTTGTCTGA
- a CDS encoding carboxylesterase yields MAPNTIVLIHGFWVTPRSWEHWKRHFEAKGYTVLAPAYPGLEVEVEALRADPTPIEQLQVAKIIDMLENMIGKLDRPPIIMGHSAGGAFTQILLDHGFGAAGVAINSAPTEGVKVIPLSQIKSSFPILKNPANRHRAVGLTPEQWYYVFANTFSEEESLALYERYHIPASGNIFWGSALANIHPGKDDTYVDYHNDARPPLLFISGKQDPLFPPKVGHSNVKHYESNTVTEIVEFDGPHLLPAIPEWEAVADFALDWALKHATTIR; encoded by the coding sequence ATGGCTCCCAACACAATCGTGCTGATCCACGGCTTTTGGGTCACACCTCGCAGCTGGGAGCATTGGAAGCGGCACTTCGAGGCCAAGGGCTACACGGTCTTGGCGCCCGCGTACCCAGGCCTCGAGGTTGAGGTCGAGGCTCTCCGCGCCGATCCGACACCGATCGAGCAACTCCAAGTGGCAAAGATCATCGACATGCTCGAGAACATGATCGGGAAACTCGACCGCCCGCCCATCATCATGGGCCATTCCGCGGGCGGGGCGTTCACCCAGATCTTGCTCGACCACGGATTCGGTGCAGCGGGGGTGGCGATCAACTCGGCGCCCACCGAGGGCGTGAAGGTAATCCCGCTCTCCCAGATCAAGTCCTCGTTCCCCATCCTGAAGAACCCCGCGAACCGGCATCGAGCGGTCGGCTTGACGCCGGAGCAGTGGTACTACGTGTTCGCGAACACGTTCAGCGAGGAGGAGTCGCTGGCACTGTACGAGCGGTACCACATCCCTGCCTCCGGCAATATCTTCTGGGGGAGCGCGCTCGCGAACATCCACCCGGGGAAGGATGACACCTACGTCGACTACCACAACGACGCTCGGCCGCCCCTCCTGTTCATCTCGGGGAAGCAGGATCCTCTCTTCCCGCCAAAGGTGGGCCATTCGAACGTCAAGCATTACGAGTCGAACACGGTGACCGAGATCGTGGAGTTCGACGGACCACATCTGTTGCCTGCGATCCCAGAGTGGGAAGCCGTCGCAGACTTCGCGCTCGACTGGGCCCTGAAGCACGCGACGACGATCCGTTAG
- a CDS encoding L-aspartate oxidase has protein sequence MSASERQISTSVLVIGTGGSGLRAAIELSEAGVDVLAVGKRPKNDAHTSLAAGGINAALGTMDADDSWQQHAADTIKESYYLANPHTVQVVTEGARRGIEDLERYGMPFAREDDGRISLRFFGAHKYRRTAFAGDYTGLEIQRTLINRAAQLDIPILDSVYITRILVKDNVVFGAYGFDINDGTRYLIHADAVILAAGGHNRIWRRTSSRRDENTGDSFRLAVEAGARLRDPELVQFHPSGIIEPENAAGTLISEAARGEGGILRNGLGERFMQNYDPERLELSTRDRVALACYTEIKEGRGTPNGGVWLDVSHLPRETIMTRLPRVYQTMLELQMLDITKEPIEIAPTAHYSMGGVWVRSEDHSTEVDGLYAIGEASSGLHGANRLGGNSLIELLVFGRIVGQAAAAYSAALPAQKRSAEAVAEARGEIEALLAASGEENVRALQRAIRDTMTAFAGVVRDEEGLSQGLAELDAIEARMSDIGVHPDVAGYQDLAHAFDLKAAALAARATLEAARERRETRGAHNRSDYPEIDPELQVNLVWSPRTGVVREEIPPIPAEIADLIQEVSVAGKLVE, from the coding sequence ATGAGCGCGTCAGAACGTCAAATATCCACTTCAGTCCTCGTGATCGGCACCGGAGGGTCGGGGCTCCGTGCCGCGATCGAACTCTCCGAAGCCGGAGTGGACGTGCTCGCGGTCGGTAAGCGCCCCAAGAACGACGCCCACACGTCCCTCGCGGCCGGCGGCATCAACGCAGCGCTGGGCACGATGGATGCCGATGACAGCTGGCAGCAACACGCCGCCGACACGATCAAGGAGAGCTACTACCTCGCCAACCCGCACACCGTTCAGGTAGTCACCGAGGGTGCGCGCCGAGGCATCGAGGACCTCGAGCGTTACGGGATGCCGTTCGCGCGCGAGGACGACGGCCGGATCTCGCTGCGGTTCTTCGGTGCGCACAAGTACCGCCGCACCGCATTCGCAGGCGACTACACCGGGCTCGAAATCCAGCGCACCCTCATCAACCGGGCGGCCCAACTCGACATCCCGATCCTCGACAGTGTCTACATCACGCGCATCCTCGTGAAAGACAACGTCGTCTTCGGCGCCTACGGCTTCGACATCAACGACGGCACCCGGTACCTCATCCACGCCGATGCGGTCATCCTCGCAGCCGGCGGCCACAACCGAATCTGGCGCCGCACCTCCTCGCGTCGCGACGAGAACACCGGCGACTCGTTCCGCCTGGCCGTCGAGGCCGGAGCACGACTGCGGGATCCCGAGCTCGTCCAGTTCCACCCCTCGGGCATCATCGAACCCGAGAACGCGGCCGGCACGCTCATCAGTGAGGCGGCGCGCGGCGAGGGGGGCATCCTGCGCAACGGCCTGGGCGAGCGCTTCATGCAGAACTACGACCCCGAGCGCCTCGAGCTCTCAACCCGTGACCGGGTGGCGCTAGCCTGCTACACCGAAATCAAGGAGGGCCGCGGCACTCCCAACGGCGGCGTGTGGCTTGACGTCTCACACCTGCCCCGCGAGACGATCATGACCCGCCTGCCACGTGTGTACCAGACAATGCTCGAGCTACAGATGCTCGACATCACCAAGGAGCCGATCGAGATCGCACCGACCGCGCACTACTCGATGGGCGGCGTGTGGGTCCGCTCCGAGGACCACAGCACCGAGGTCGACGGCCTGTACGCGATCGGCGAAGCCTCCAGTGGCCTGCATGGAGCCAACCGGCTGGGCGGTAACTCGCTTATCGAGCTGCTCGTTTTTGGTCGTATCGTCGGACAGGCGGCCGCCGCCTACTCCGCAGCGTTGCCAGCTCAGAAACGCTCTGCCGAGGCCGTCGCCGAAGCGCGCGGGGAGATCGAGGCCCTGCTGGCGGCATCCGGCGAAGAGAATGTGCGAGCCCTTCAGCGTGCGATCCGTGACACCATGACCGCGTTCGCGGGTGTCGTGCGCGACGAGGAGGGGCTCTCTCAGGGCCTCGCCGAGCTCGACGCGATCGAGGCGCGCATGTCCGACATCGGGGTGCACCCGGATGTCGCGGGCTACCAGGATCTGGCTCACGCGTTCGATCTGAAGGCGGCTGCGCTCGCGGCTCGAGCCACCCTCGAGGCGGCGCGCGAGCGTCGTGAGACTCGTGGTGCACACAATCGCAGCGACTACCCGGAAATCGACCCCGAGCTGCAGGTGAACCTCGTCTGGTCACCTAGAACCGGTGTCGTGCGCGAGGAGATCCCACCGATCCCAGCAGAGATTGCCGACCTGATCCAGGAGGTGTCGGTCGCCGGCAAGCTCGTCGAGTAA
- a CDS encoding helix-turn-helix domain-containing protein, which translates to MESSPAVTAAALGEVGARLKRLRQLRGVTLADLAERTGISKSTLSRLETGQRRASLELLLPLAQVYRVPLDDLVGAPDVGDPRLRLKPRRMNDRTVIPLTRQPGGIQSWKIVIPAVPQLPELKTHEGYEWLYVLSGRMRLILGEHDLELGPGEVAEFDTRTPHWFGSTGTQAAEILSLFGKQGERLHVRAATR; encoded by the coding sequence ATGGAGTCCTCCCCCGCCGTTACTGCTGCGGCGCTCGGCGAAGTCGGGGCGCGACTCAAGCGATTGCGTCAACTCCGCGGAGTAACGCTTGCCGATCTTGCCGAGCGCACCGGAATATCCAAGAGCACGCTGTCTCGCCTCGAGACCGGACAGCGCCGGGCCAGCCTTGAATTGCTACTGCCCTTGGCACAGGTCTATCGAGTGCCTCTCGATGACCTTGTCGGCGCTCCGGATGTCGGAGATCCACGCCTCCGCCTCAAACCGAGACGAATGAACGACCGCACGGTGATTCCGCTCACCCGTCAGCCGGGGGGCATCCAATCGTGGAAGATCGTCATTCCAGCCGTCCCCCAGCTACCCGAGCTCAAGACACACGAGGGATACGAATGGCTCTACGTACTCTCTGGCCGGATGCGTCTCATCCTCGGCGAACACGATCTCGAGCTCGGACCCGGCGAAGTGGCCGAGTTCGACACCCGCACACCGCACTGGTTCGGGAGCACCGGCACACAAGCCGCCGAGATCCTGAGCCTGTTCGGAAAGCAAGGAGAACGGCTCCACGTACGCGCTGCGACTCGGTGA
- a CDS encoding aldo/keto reductase translates to MSVSPLALGAMMFGPWGNDDRDAAIRIIHRALDAGINFIDTADIYSGGVSEEIVGEALRGRRDDVVLATKFFSPMDDDLNHRGSSRRWIMQEVENSLRRLGTDYIDLYQVHRPNPNVDIEETLGAMTDLVRQGKVRYIGSSTFSGSEIVEAQWASRERGLERFVTEQPPYSLLVRGIELDVLPAIQKYGMGSLSYSPLGGGWLSGSWSKDAAPTSPARKRLAARFDMSTPANRRKLEIVDGLAQVAEDAGLTMIELAIGFVINHPGITSAIIGPRTLEQLESQLPAVKVHLSTEILDRIDALAAPGVTVNPADHSYGDNTLTLTARRR, encoded by the coding sequence GTGTCCGTCAGCCCGCTCGCGCTCGGCGCCATGATGTTCGGCCCTTGGGGCAACGACGACCGTGATGCGGCCATCCGGATCATCCACCGCGCGCTCGACGCCGGCATCAACTTCATCGACACCGCCGACATCTACTCCGGCGGCGTCTCCGAAGAGATCGTCGGCGAGGCCCTTCGGGGCCGCCGGGACGATGTCGTGCTCGCCACGAAATTCTTCTCCCCGATGGACGATGACCTCAATCACCGCGGCAGCTCGCGGCGGTGGATCATGCAGGAGGTCGAGAACTCGCTGCGGCGCCTGGGCACCGACTACATCGACCTGTACCAGGTGCACCGACCCAACCCGAACGTCGACATCGAAGAGACGCTCGGCGCTATGACCGACCTGGTCCGTCAGGGCAAGGTCCGCTACATAGGCTCGTCCACGTTTTCCGGCAGCGAGATCGTCGAAGCACAGTGGGCGTCGCGTGAACGTGGCCTGGAGCGGTTCGTGACCGAGCAGCCGCCGTACTCGCTTCTCGTGCGCGGGATCGAACTCGACGTGCTGCCGGCGATTCAGAAATACGGCATGGGATCCCTTAGCTACAGCCCCCTCGGTGGAGGCTGGTTGTCCGGCTCCTGGTCAAAGGACGCCGCCCCGACGTCGCCTGCGCGAAAGCGTCTCGCAGCCCGGTTCGACATGTCGACGCCCGCGAACAGGCGGAAGCTCGAGATCGTCGACGGGCTCGCGCAGGTCGCTGAGGATGCGGGGCTGACAATGATCGAACTCGCAATCGGGTTCGTCATCAACCACCCCGGAATCACGTCCGCGATCATCGGCCCCCGCACGCTCGAGCAGCTCGAATCGCAGCTGCCCGCCGTGAAGGTGCACCTATCCACCGAGATTCTTGACCGGATCGATGCCCTCGCGGCGCCCGGCGTGACCGTTAACCCCGCCGACCATAGCTACGGTGACAACACCCTCACCCTCACGGCCCGCCGCCGCTGA
- a CDS encoding nuclease-related domain-containing protein, with translation MSDEAAGAPKTIQLRYAGKCRGCDRELPVGTTAVHDREARKVTCLNCMPEHASAGETHPAPKTGDLPTSEDPVRQPETAEPAAVFAGTAGASAQREYERRQKSRERRIQTKHPLIGGLILAMSDDPQSTRAWATGAAGEERLGRRLDRLANHGLHLLHDRRIPRSRANIDHMVVGPSGVFVLDAKKYKGRPSLRVEGGIIRPRVEKLIVGSRNCTNLVEGLHKQVEHVRSALDSADLGQIPVTGMLCFVEADWPLIGGHFTIGGMHVLWPKKATERVSKPGHIDAVLAERVHRLLAGAFPPA, from the coding sequence GTGAGCGATGAAGCGGCGGGGGCGCCGAAGACGATCCAACTTCGATACGCCGGAAAATGCCGGGGGTGTGACCGCGAACTTCCGGTCGGCACGACCGCAGTGCACGACCGCGAAGCCAGGAAGGTCACCTGCCTGAACTGCATGCCAGAACACGCTTCTGCCGGTGAGACGCATCCGGCCCCGAAGACTGGCGACCTTCCCACGAGCGAAGACCCCGTGCGCCAACCTGAGACCGCGGAACCCGCAGCAGTCTTTGCAGGCACTGCTGGCGCCTCGGCTCAGCGGGAGTACGAGCGCCGCCAGAAGAGTCGCGAACGCCGAATTCAAACAAAGCACCCACTGATCGGCGGACTCATTCTCGCTATGAGCGATGATCCTCAGAGCACGAGGGCATGGGCGACCGGAGCGGCCGGCGAAGAACGTCTGGGCCGTCGCCTCGACAGACTTGCCAACCATGGCTTGCACCTGCTCCATGACCGGCGCATCCCACGCAGCAGAGCCAATATCGATCACATGGTTGTGGGGCCTTCTGGGGTGTTTGTCCTAGACGCGAAGAAGTACAAGGGTCGGCCCAGTCTGCGGGTTGAAGGAGGCATCATTCGGCCGCGGGTCGAGAAACTGATCGTGGGCTCGCGCAATTGCACAAACCTCGTCGAGGGCCTGCACAAACAGGTCGAACATGTGCGCTCTGCGCTCGATTCAGCCGACCTCGGCCAGATCCCTGTCACAGGAATGCTCTGCTTCGTGGAGGCCGACTGGCCGCTCATCGGGGGACACTTCACCATCGGCGGCATGCACGTTCTGTGGCCGAAAAAAGCTACCGAACGCGTTTCAAAACCCGGCCACATCGATGCCGTACTGGCCGAACGCGTTCACCGGTTACTCGCAGGGGCGTTCCCGCCAGCCTGA
- a CDS encoding DsbA family protein codes for MNSPAAASPTTVDFWFDPSCPWAWMASRWVDEVAERRDLDVTWRIMSLAVLNEDKDVSDDHRAFLPRSLRYARLVASLGEVSGAEVIKPLYDALGTRIHPGGQKDAEEVIAAALAELGLDAALARYADSDEHDAALRASHFDGISRVGQDVGTPIIAVNDVAFFGPVISPAPTGEMALTLWDGIVAAASYDGFFELKRSRTREPQFD; via the coding sequence ATGAATTCTCCCGCCGCCGCCTCTCCGACCACCGTTGACTTTTGGTTCGATCCATCCTGCCCGTGGGCTTGGATGGCCAGCCGTTGGGTCGACGAGGTTGCGGAACGGCGAGACCTGGATGTCACCTGGCGGATCATGAGCCTGGCGGTCCTGAACGAGGACAAGGATGTCTCGGACGATCACCGCGCCTTCCTGCCTCGCTCCCTGCGGTACGCCCGCCTGGTCGCCTCGCTCGGCGAGGTGAGCGGGGCCGAGGTAATCAAGCCCTTGTACGATGCGCTCGGCACACGAATCCATCCCGGTGGACAGAAGGATGCCGAGGAAGTGATCGCCGCCGCGCTGGCCGAATTGGGGCTGGATGCCGCTCTCGCTCGGTATGCCGACAGCGACGAGCATGACGCGGCGCTCCGGGCAAGCCACTTCGACGGTATCAGCAGGGTCGGGCAGGACGTCGGCACGCCTATTATCGCCGTGAACGACGTCGCATTCTTCGGGCCGGTGATCTCGCCTGCGCCGACTGGCGAGATGGCGCTGACCCTATGGGATGGCATCGTCGCCGCCGCCAGTTACGACGGCTTCTTCGAGCTCAAACGGTCTCGAACACGGGAACCGCAGTTCGACTGA
- a CDS encoding FAD-binding oxidoreductase, whose protein sequence is MVRSIVVGAGMVGLATAWHLQEHGVEVTVIDRTGVAAGSSWGNAGWLTPGKTIPLADPSLWTYGPRALMDPDAALHVPFRVDAGLWSFLARFASHGTHGAWDRTMASLTPIDRMALECFDELTAGGVAAETRKGPFVIGFTEEAHSKGFLREIEGVIRHGQDVPIERLENPRELAPQLSDAVKVAYRLDGQRFIEPGPYVQALADAVTARGGKLQTGVAVRSVDSAGQPGVTLADGERMIADSVVIATGAWLPQLARPLGVKVRVQAGRGYSFTVDTDEPARHPVYLPFQRIACTPYQGRLRIAGTMEFRQADEPVQPRRIQAIVNQARTLLTGLDLDDRHDEWVGSRPVTPDGLPLVGATRAPGVYVAGGHGMWGIVLGPATGKMLAERIVTGKTDPVIAPFNPLR, encoded by the coding sequence ATGGTGCGATCGATCGTCGTCGGGGCGGGGATGGTGGGGCTGGCCACGGCTTGGCATCTCCAGGAGCATGGCGTCGAGGTCACCGTCATCGACCGCACCGGAGTCGCGGCGGGTTCATCGTGGGGGAACGCCGGTTGGCTGACGCCCGGCAAGACGATCCCGCTGGCGGATCCGAGTCTGTGGACCTACGGGCCGAGGGCGTTGATGGATCCAGACGCCGCATTGCACGTGCCATTCCGAGTCGACGCGGGGCTGTGGTCGTTTCTGGCACGGTTCGCGTCGCACGGCACGCACGGGGCGTGGGATCGCACCATGGCGTCGCTCACTCCGATCGACCGAATGGCGTTGGAGTGCTTCGATGAGCTGACCGCCGGGGGCGTTGCCGCGGAGACACGTAAGGGTCCGTTCGTGATCGGGTTCACCGAGGAAGCACACTCGAAAGGGTTCCTGCGCGAGATCGAAGGGGTCATCCGACACGGCCAGGACGTCCCGATCGAACGGCTCGAGAACCCTCGTGAGCTCGCCCCGCAGCTATCCGACGCAGTGAAGGTCGCGTACCGCCTCGACGGGCAGCGGTTCATCGAACCCGGCCCGTACGTGCAGGCGCTCGCGGATGCTGTCACCGCCCGCGGCGGGAAGCTGCAGACCGGGGTTGCGGTCAGGTCGGTCGACTCCGCGGGTCAGCCGGGTGTGACGCTCGCCGATGGTGAGCGGATGATCGCGGACTCGGTCGTGATCGCAACCGGGGCGTGGCTGCCCCAGCTGGCTCGCCCCCTCGGCGTGAAGGTGCGTGTACAGGCCGGACGCGGGTATTCGTTCACCGTCGACACTGACGAGCCGGCGCGGCATCCCGTCTACCTCCCGTTCCAACGCATCGCTTGCACCCCCTACCAAGGCCGGTTGAGGATTGCCGGCACCATGGAATTCCGCCAAGCCGACGAACCGGTGCAGCCCCGCCGAATCCAGGCCATCGTCAATCAAGCCCGCACGCTCCTGACCGGGTTGGACCTGGACGACCGGCACGACGAATGGGTTGGCTCCCGCCCCGTGACCCCGGACGGCCTTCCCCTCGTCGGCGCCACCCGCGCCCCGGGTGTCTACGTCGCCGGCGGTCATGGCATGTGGGGCATCGTGCTGGGACCGGCCACGGGCAAAATGCTCGCCGAACGCATCGTCACAGGGAAGACGGATCCCGTCATTGCGCCATTCAACCCGCTCCGCTGA
- a CDS encoding TIR domain-containing protein, which produces MDKPRIFIGSSGEQAKLVQALTRGLGDVAHVDPWTTSFDLGSTAIERLLELTREVDFAAFVFAGDDWTKTNTTTPAPAVGQPSPRDNVVFEAGLFGGVLGMRRTFILHATAAKLPSDLLGLTSVRYEDATDTAEVRGIVKKLRDAIDSQGRAARIEGWWWQFSLTDRSREPSAVSLLRISRDRSGALQLAGRAWREDGGLSARYWSEATKERTDVPGIFFYFRGERPRDPNAPTIEGTGQILLESADRGAGYFTTRSDLHPDVELRTSGVFLRADSQDANILDSEDNASRAALLAERLGRWKEILDF; this is translated from the coding sequence GTGGACAAGCCGCGCATCTTCATAGGGTCCTCAGGAGAGCAAGCGAAGCTCGTCCAAGCCCTGACTCGTGGCCTCGGCGATGTCGCACATGTGGATCCGTGGACGACATCCTTCGATCTCGGAAGCACCGCGATCGAACGGCTCCTCGAACTCACCCGTGAAGTCGACTTCGCGGCATTCGTCTTCGCCGGCGACGACTGGACGAAAACCAACACGACAACTCCGGCACCCGCAGTCGGCCAGCCCTCTCCGCGGGACAACGTCGTCTTCGAAGCGGGTCTGTTCGGCGGGGTCCTGGGCATGCGCCGGACTTTCATCCTCCATGCAACGGCCGCGAAGCTGCCGTCCGACCTTCTCGGCCTGACGTCCGTGCGGTATGAGGACGCGACGGACACCGCAGAAGTGAGAGGAATAGTCAAGAAGCTTCGGGACGCGATCGATAGCCAAGGCCGCGCGGCCCGCATCGAAGGCTGGTGGTGGCAGTTCTCGCTGACGGACCGCAGCCGCGAACCGTCCGCCGTGAGCCTCCTCCGAATTTCGCGTGATCGTTCCGGGGCGTTGCAACTTGCCGGTCGGGCCTGGCGAGAAGACGGCGGCCTGTCGGCCCGTTATTGGAGTGAGGCGACGAAGGAGCGAACGGACGTGCCCGGCATTTTCTTCTACTTCAGGGGTGAACGGCCGCGCGATCCCAATGCGCCGACAATCGAAGGCACCGGACAGATCCTCCTGGAGTCAGCCGATCGCGGAGCGGGGTACTTCACCACACGCTCCGACCTTCACCCGGATGTGGAATTACGCACATCCGGCGTCTTCCTCCGCGCGGACAGCCAAGACGCGAACATCCTGGATTCCGAAGACAACGCGTCGCGCGCTGCGCTTCTCGCGGAGAGACTGGGGCGCTGGAAAGAGATCCTCGACTTCTGA
- a CDS encoding helix-turn-helix transcriptional regulator, whose product MGARHDVQRFLHRGARITLEKARLAVFGGERRLPGRRREEVAQIAGVSTACYTRMERGDLSGVSESVLLALVRALQLDEAGTVHLFDLAKRQPAPSVRLGPFR is encoded by the coding sequence ATGGGCGCTCGTCACGACGTGCAGCGGTTCCTCCACCGTGGCGCGCGCATCACTCTGGAAAAGGCCCGCTTGGCCGTATTCGGTGGCGAGCGGCGGTTGCCTGGCCGTCGTCGTGAGGAAGTCGCTCAGATCGCCGGCGTGAGCACGGCCTGTTACACCCGGATGGAGCGTGGAGACCTTAGTGGGGTGTCCGAAAGCGTGCTGCTCGCCCTCGTCCGCGCACTCCAGCTCGATGAGGCAGGAACCGTGCACCTGTTCGACCTGGCCAAACGGCAACCGGCCCCCAGCGTGCGCCTAGGGCCGTTTCGGTAG